The nucleotide sequence CTTTAAAAAGCGCAAAAGTAGGAGTAGCAGGACTTGGAGGGCTTGGAAGTAACGTAGCTATAGCTTTAGCTAGAGTCGGAGTAGGCTACTTAAAGTTAGTCGATTTTGACAGCGTTGATCCTTCAAATTTAAATCGTCAGCAGTATTTTATAAAAGATATCGGACGTTTTAAAACTGAGGCTTTAAGCCAAACTTTAAGTCTTATCAATCCATTTGTAAAAGTCGAGTTTGAAACCGTAAGACTTGAAGAGACAAATGTTAATGAAGTTTTTCAAAAGTGTGATGTGGTAGCTGAATGTTTTGATAATCCAAAGTCAAAAGCTATGATAATAAATTCTTTAACTAAAAAAACAATAGTAGCAGCTAGCGGAATGGCTGGATATGGTAGAAGTGAAGATATAAAAACTATAAAAATGGCAAATAATCTCTATGTTTGTGGTGATTTAGTAAGTGCAGCTAGTATCGGAAATGGACTTATGGCGCCGCGTGTTGGAATATGCGCTATGCATCAAGCAAATAAAATATTAGAAATATTAATAGATAAGGTAAAACAAAATGGATGAGCTTGTTTTAGGTGGAGTTAGTTTTAGCTCAAGATTTATTATGGGTTCTGGTAAATTTGATCCGGAGTTGATAAGTGCTTGTGTGGAAGATGCTAAAGCGCAAATAGTAACTCTTGCTTTAAGAAGAGTAAATAAAGATAAAGAAAGTATAACTGAATTTATACCAAAAAATGTAACCCTCTTGCCAAATACAAGCGGTGCTAGAAATGCCGATGAAGCACTGCGCATAGCAAGACTGAGTCGTGAGCTTGGGTGCGGAAATTTTATAAAAGTAGAGGTCATACGAGATAGCAAATATCTATTTCCTGATAATTACGAAACTATAAAAGCAACAGAAAAACTTGCAAACGAAGGCTTTATAGTGTTGCCATATATGTACCCAGATCTAACTTGTGCTAGAGATCTAGTAAATGCTGGGGCAAGTGCTGTTATGCCTTTAGCTGCTCCGATCGGTTCAAATAAAGGGCTTATAAATCGAGATATTATTCAAATTTTGATTGATGAGATAGATATTCCTATTATCGTTGATGCTGGTATAGGTCGTCCTAGTGAGGCATGCGCTGCTATGGAGATGGGTTGCGCTGCTATTATGGTAAATACGGCTATTGCTACTTCAAAAGATATAAGAGCTATGGCAAAAGCGTTTTGCGAGGCGATAATAGCTGGAAGAACTGCGTATAAAGCCGGACTTGGTAGAGTAAAAAATGTAGCAAGTGCTAGTTCGCCTTTAACTGGATTTTTAGGTGAAAATTAAAAAATAAATGAGAGCAAAATGAGAGATAGAACAGATCATATGCGTTATCTTCCTCATCAAGAAGTTATAAGCCATGATGTGATGAATAAGATATTTAAAGAGTGGGAAGAGACTGAATTTGAAAACTTTACCAAAGATGATGTTATAACTGCTATTAATGCAAACAACAGAAGCATAGATAACTTTAAAGCACTTTTAAGTCCTGAAGCAGCACCTTTTTTAGAAGATATGGCAAAAGAGGCGATGAGTATCAAAGAGAGGAATTTTGGAAAAAATATCTATCTTTTTACGCCTTTGTACATAGCAAATCATTGTGATAATAACTGTGTTTATTGCGGATTTAATGTGCATAATAAAATAAAACGCGCCCAACTTGAAGAGGACGGCATAGTGCGTGAGTTAGAAAATATCGCAAAAAGCGGACTAGATGAAATTCTTATACTTACAGGAGAGAGTCAAAGCAAAACTCCACTTAGCTATATAGGTAGAGCTTGTGAGCTTGCAAAACGTTATTTTAAGGTAGTAGGAGTGGAAATTTATCCTTTAAATTCGGATGAATACGCTTTTTTACACAAATGCGGCGTGGATTTTGTAACTGTATTTCAAGAGACTTACAATCCTCTAAAATATGAAAAAATTCATCTTGAAGGAAATAAACGCATTTTTCCATACCGTCTAAATGCTCAAGAAAGAGCACTTATGGGCGGTATGAGAGGAGTTGCTTTTGCCGCTCTTTTGGGTATAGATGACTGGAGAAAAGATG is from Campylobacter fetus subsp. testudinum 03-427 and encodes:
- the thiF gene encoding ThiS adenylyltransferase (Pfam matches to PF00899.17 ThiF, and to PF14453.2 ThiS-like); protein product: MKNIKVNSKTYKTNSNDIAELKSELNITDELVIYKGFATNDNIALNDNDSVVFIKKGEMPPLDCLEEMMSSRNSPEISVALKSAKVGVAGLGGLGSNVAIALARVGVGYLKLVDFDSVDPSNLNRQQYFIKDIGRFKTEALSQTLSLINPFVKVEFETVRLEETNVNEVFQKCDVVAECFDNPKSKAMIINSLTKKTIVAASGMAGYGRSEDIKTIKMANNLYVCGDLVSAASIGNGLMAPRVGICAMHQANKILEILIDKVKQNG
- the thiG gene encoding ThiGH complex, thiazole synthase subunit ThiG (Pfam match to PF05690.10 ThiG); its protein translation is MDELVLGGVSFSSRFIMGSGKFDPELISACVEDAKAQIVTLALRRVNKDKESITEFIPKNVTLLPNTSGARNADEALRIARLSRELGCGNFIKVEVIRDSKYLFPDNYETIKATEKLANEGFIVLPYMYPDLTCARDLVNAGASAVMPLAAPIGSNKGLINRDIIQILIDEIDIPIIVDAGIGRPSEACAAMEMGCAAIMVNTAIATSKDIRAMAKAFCEAIIAGRTAYKAGLGRVKNVASASSPLTGFLGEN
- the thiH gene encoding ThiGH complex, tyrosine lyase subunit ThiH (Pfam matches to PF06968.9 BATS, and to PF04055.17 Radical_SAM) encodes the protein MRDRTDHMRYLPHQEVISHDVMNKIFKEWEETEFENFTKDDVITAINANNRSIDNFKALLSPEAAPFLEDMAKEAMSIKERNFGKNIYLFTPLYIANHCDNNCVYCGFNVHNKIKRAQLEEDGIVRELENIAKSGLDEILILTGESQSKTPLSYIGRACELAKRYFKVVGVEIYPLNSDEYAFLHKCGVDFVTVFQETYNPLKYEKIHLEGNKRIFPYRLNAQERALMGGMRGVAFAALLGIDDWRKDALSTGLHAYLLQAKYPHAEISISVPRLRPIINNKKINPKDVGERELLQVIVAYRLFLPFANITLSTRESAHFRDNAMRLGVTKVSAGVSVGIGEHGGKKDEQKGDSQFEISDGRDVEEMKKSIRKAGLTPVMSDYIYV